A genome region from Planctomycetota bacterium includes the following:
- a CDS encoding trypsin-like peptidase domain-containing protein, protein MRLKRAFLALAALAAAAAGGSAAQETPASSSAEEPAAILEDLYQKAAERAAPCVVAIKVDREPEAARPTAPAPPRAPATPGRFAGAEDVFARRPAGAWCTGTIVDPAGVIVTTCFNVAGRVRSIVVRLPDGRELPGTLLGSDATCDLAAIRVEAEGLPVLERAPLEALRPGQAVLALGRAPDGRALTVNPGIVSASSRLAGRALQTDARLNFGNVGGPLVDARGRLLGITCKVDTKPGISSTRGQNSGVGFALAHDRLYGELLGALRSGRRVEEARRPFLGIEHNAKSSVTDGVELAAVQAGSAAERAGLRPGDVIVAFDGKRTQFFEQLKEAILARSPGDRVQVRVRRRGEELELECELGWAPGE, encoded by the coding sequence CAGGAGACTCCGGCCTCCTCAAGCGCAGAAGAGCCGGCGGCGATCCTCGAGGATCTCTATCAGAAGGCGGCCGAGCGCGCCGCCCCCTGCGTCGTGGCGATCAAGGTGGACCGCGAGCCCGAGGCCGCGCGTCCGACGGCCCCCGCGCCGCCCCGCGCGCCGGCGACGCCCGGCCGGTTCGCCGGAGCGGAGGACGTCTTCGCCCGCCGACCGGCGGGGGCGTGGTGCACGGGGACCATCGTCGATCCCGCGGGGGTGATCGTCACGACCTGCTTCAACGTGGCGGGCCGGGTGCGGTCGATCGTCGTGCGGCTGCCGGACGGGCGGGAGCTGCCCGGAACGCTGCTCGGGTCGGACGCGACGTGCGACTTGGCGGCGATCCGGGTGGAGGCGGAGGGACTGCCGGTCCTCGAGCGCGCTCCGCTGGAGGCGCTCCGGCCGGGGCAGGCGGTCCTGGCCCTGGGGCGCGCGCCGGACGGCCGGGCCCTGACGGTGAACCCCGGGATCGTGAGCGCCTCCTCGCGCCTGGCGGGGCGGGCGCTCCAGACGGACGCGCGGTTGAATTTCGGAAACGTCGGGGGCCCGCTCGTGGACGCGCGGGGGCGGCTCCTGGGAATCACCTGCAAGGTGGACACCAAGCCCGGGATCTCGAGCACGCGGGGGCAGAACTCCGGCGTGGGATTCGCCCTCGCGCACGACCGCCTCTACGGGGAGCTTCTGGGAGCCCTCCGGAGCGGACGCCGCGTGGAGGAAGCGCGGCGCCCGTTCCTCGGAATCGAGCACAACGCCAAGAGTTCCGTGACCGACGGCGTGGAGCTGGCGGCCGTCCAGGCGGGCAGCGCCGCGGAGCGGGCGGGTCTGCGGCCGGGGGACGTGATCGTCGCGTTCGACGGCAAGCGGACGCAGTTTTTCGAGCAGCTCAAGGAGGCGATCCTGGCGCGTTCGCCCGGCGACCGGGTGCAGGTGCGGGTGCGCCGCCGGGGTGAGGAGCTGGAGCTGGAATGCGAGCTGGGCTGGGCGCCGGGGGAGTAG
- a CDS encoding PDZ domain-containing protein: MKAAILVWALSAAAQESPAERLQKRVEECARHVTERFVFFGGGSGALISADGYCLTNHHVAGELPRARVTLHSGRQYFARRICTDERGDLALFKIEGEEGESFPYLEFGDSDRLEVGQYVLACGNPFGIALPAEDRKMYPTVTLGIVSALHRRQGDYFDCIQTDAAVNPGNSGGPLVTLDGRLVGINGRIATRYLNRVNSGVGYAISSAQIRNFLPEMMKGGEDGRIHHGQVTGLVLAPEGAGGARVVRVVPGTAAERAGFEKGDLIVGVNGYAIPSAARFLGVIGTYPMGREVAVRVRRGAEEREVRVRLDRYQPEGLALPFPLVPRPPERPRGSAYLGVYVEEEGGEVVVRDVRPGSPADAAGLREGDAILRVEGRRVTRRDELNAQIWRRAPGTVVRLAVRRDGREEEVPVRLGRHPEEE, encoded by the coding sequence ATGAAGGCGGCGATCCTGGTGTGGGCGCTTTCGGCGGCGGCGCAGGAGTCGCCGGCGGAGCGGCTCCAGAAGCGCGTGGAGGAATGCGCCCGCCACGTGACGGAGCGCTTCGTCTTCTTCGGCGGCGGTTCCGGGGCGCTCATCTCCGCGGACGGCTACTGCCTGACGAACCACCATGTGGCCGGGGAGCTCCCCCGAGCGCGGGTGACGCTGCACAGCGGGCGGCAGTACTTCGCTCGGCGGATCTGCACGGACGAACGGGGAGACCTGGCGCTCTTCAAGATCGAAGGGGAGGAGGGCGAAAGCTTTCCCTACCTCGAGTTCGGCGATTCCGACCGGCTGGAGGTGGGCCAGTACGTGCTGGCCTGCGGAAATCCCTTCGGGATCGCCCTTCCGGCCGAAGACCGGAAGATGTATCCCACGGTGACGCTGGGAATCGTCTCGGCCCTCCACCGGAGGCAGGGGGATTATTTCGACTGCATTCAGACGGACGCGGCGGTGAACCCGGGCAATTCCGGAGGGCCGCTCGTGACGCTCGACGGCCGGCTCGTGGGGATCAACGGGCGGATCGCCACGCGCTACCTGAACCGGGTGAACTCCGGGGTGGGGTACGCGATTTCGTCCGCCCAGATCCGGAACTTCCTTCCGGAGATGATGAAAGGGGGCGAAGACGGCCGCATCCACCACGGGCAGGTGACGGGGCTGGTCCTGGCGCCCGAGGGCGCGGGGGGCGCGCGGGTGGTCCGCGTGGTTCCGGGGACGGCGGCGGAGCGGGCGGGGTTCGAAAAAGGCGATCTCATCGTCGGGGTGAACGGGTACGCGATTCCGAGCGCCGCCCGGTTCCTGGGGGTCATCGGCACCTATCCCATGGGCCGCGAGGTGGCGGTCCGCGTGCGGCGCGGAGCGGAGGAGCGGGAGGTCCGCGTGCGTCTGGACCGGTACCAGCCGGAGGGCCTGGCGCTTCCGTTCCCCCTGGTGCCTCGTCCTCCGGAGCGGCCCCGGGGGAGCGCGTACCTGGGGGTGTACGTGGAGGAGGAAGGGGGCGAGGTCGTCGTGCGGGACGTGCGGCCGGGATCGCCGGCGGACGCGGCGGGCCTGCGGGAGGGGGACGCGATCCTTCGGGTGGAGGGGCGGCGGGTGACGCGGCGCGACGAGCTCAACGCGCAGATCTGGCGGCGCGCGCCCGGGACGGTCGTGCGGCTGGCGGTGCGGAGGGACGGCCGGGAGGAAGAGGTTCCCGTGCGGCTCGGCCGGCATCCGGAGGAGGAGTGA
- a CDS encoding helix-turn-helix domain-containing protein, with amino-acid sequence MSNFGDLVKRLRKERGMTLEQVARKIGSHKGYVSGIENDKVNPPSVKIIKKFAKLFGQDERRLVRIAWADKAPTLIREEAKRFMEQYETAGGSGSIDLVRLPLLNTVSTGYAAELGPDGRPKPLVDAPLVLPKSRVPAEFAVTVCDDSMEQASPPGFSRGDIVLVAREEKIRNGAVVFIIYSVRQKRQGALRQVMLEQGDHLVLQPLNKEYPLEFLTQDDVDAVYRVVGKIEMFDAAPVDLKV; translated from the coding sequence GTGTCCAACTTCGGTGACCTGGTGAAGCGGCTCCGGAAGGAGCGCGGCATGACCCTCGAGCAGGTGGCCCGCAAGATCGGCTCCCACAAGGGCTACGTGTCCGGGATCGAAAACGACAAGGTCAATCCGCCCTCCGTCAAGATCATCAAGAAGTTCGCCAAGCTCTTCGGGCAGGACGAGCGCCGCCTCGTCCGCATCGCCTGGGCGGACAAGGCCCCCACCCTCATCCGCGAGGAGGCCAAGCGCTTCATGGAGCAGTACGAAACCGCCGGCGGCTCGGGCTCGATCGACCTCGTCCGCCTCCCTCTTCTCAATACCGTCAGCACCGGCTACGCGGCCGAACTCGGTCCCGACGGGCGCCCCAAGCCTCTGGTCGACGCTCCCCTCGTCCTGCCCAAGTCCCGCGTTCCGGCCGAGTTCGCCGTCACCGTCTGCGACGATTCCATGGAACAGGCCTCGCCGCCGGGCTTCTCCCGGGGCGACATCGTCCTCGTGGCCCGCGAGGAGAAGATCCGCAACGGGGCGGTCGTCTTCATCATCTACAGCGTCCGGCAGAAGCGCCAGGGCGCCCTCCGGCAGGTCATGCTGGAGCAGGGCGATCACCTCGTCCTGCAGCCCCTCAACAAGGAATACCCCCTCGAATTCCTGACCCAGGACGACGTGGACGCCGTCTACCGCGTGGTGGGAAAGATCGAGATGTTCGACGCCGCCCCGGTGGACCTCAAGGTCTGA
- a CDS encoding response regulator, with the protein MKRRRAYTTGEVARICQVTKRTVIKWIDSGRLPGYVIPGSRHRRVPADALRKFLRAHKMPDYTCSLRRRVLIVDDDADLLELLKDALRDEYDVEVAGSALEAASRLPVFQPDLVLLDIRLPDVSGLEVCRHFQSYRKTRKAPIVTMSAYGGEIDPAEVRRSGADAFLPKPLKMSELKKRIESMVG; encoded by the coding sequence ATGAAACGGCGGCGAGCCTACACGACCGGCGAGGTCGCCCGCATCTGCCAGGTGACCAAGCGCACCGTCATCAAGTGGATCGACAGCGGGCGCCTCCCCGGATACGTCATCCCCGGCTCCCGCCATCGCCGCGTTCCCGCCGACGCCCTGCGGAAGTTCCTCCGCGCCCACAAAATGCCGGATTATACCTGCTCCCTCCGGCGGCGCGTCCTTATCGTGGACGACGACGCTGATCTCCTCGAGCTTCTCAAGGACGCCCTCCGCGACGAATACGACGTCGAAGTGGCCGGCAGCGCCCTCGAGGCCGCGTCGCGGCTGCCCGTCTTTCAGCCGGACCTCGTCCTTCTGGACATCCGCCTGCCCGACGTCTCCGGCCTGGAGGTCTGCCGGCACTTCCAGAGCTACCGGAAGACCCGGAAGGCCCCCATCGTCACCATGTCCGCCTACGGCGGAGAAATCGACCCCGCCGAAGTCCGCCGCAGCGGCGCGGACGCGTTCCTGCCCAAGCCGCTGAAAATGTCCGAGCTCAAGAAACGCATCGAATCCATGGTCGGTTAG
- a CDS encoding PAS domain S-box protein translates to MSDSGARSFDDLLFAEAPFGVLVADGDSGLVEEANPQAVRILAEAFDALRGRRLDEVLERARGEGRSPVRVREARGLRGGRPVRLAFLEDAGEVERLRGELGEVRALLERIRDGANDGMALLDERGVYVWVNRKQLEISGRRREDYVGRSYLELAPPETHEAYRAYFARLLAGESLRMQARLRTPAGEERIVDVSSAPIRQGERTYVLAIVRDVTEEARAAAALQAEIAERRQAEAMWRSLVENAPGFILTADRSGRILFINRTVPGLDPRSVPGRPVEVFVPPASRALVRNAMDRVFRTGRPEGYVVESVGPNGGTAWYSVRLGPVIRDGEVAEVIFIATDISAQKRFEEDLRLYREVFRHAPLGILIVEPDGTFREQNEAHRRMLGYGDEELRGRTPDLYAEGDFGRRLAEALGRGHFRGVVPHRRRDGTVREMDLVAFPVRDLHGRVLCAAVLKQDITERLRAERRTAVEHAVTRILAESSSLGEAAPKILETVCEGLDWEVGALWEVDEEAGLLRCREFAARGEFLRFERDTRRRAFGSGEGLPGRVWACGEPRWIEDVTEDPNFPRAPSARADGLRGAFAFPVRTGAGVLGVVEFFSREVRRPDGELLRLVASVGAQIGQFVERTRAQEELRFRTTLLEAQSEASIEGILVVSADGRMISFNRRFVEMWEIPERVVRSRSDEEAIQAVLEKVADPKAFVERVRSIYERPEGTHRDEIALKDGRVFDRYSAPIRSAEGVYYGRVWFFRDVTGRKRTEEELRRAADETRRAYEDLKRAQAQLIRSEKLASIGMLVSGVAHEINNPLNVIYGNLRLLSDEGAGLGRKMRGMVRDALKAAEHARRIVEEFRNFARDTRTAEPVDVNDCLEETVAVFQRELDPRLTIEKRLGRVPPVRCFRGQMNQVFLNLLKNAAEAIEGDGRIVLRSGRRGGDVFVEVADTGRGISEEVREKLFEPFFTTKPVGRGLGLGLSISAMIVHNHGGRISVRSRPGRGATFRVELPAEPAARGRSGRRLSNFP, encoded by the coding sequence ATGAGCGATTCCGGGGCGCGGTCTTTCGACGACCTCCTTTTCGCGGAGGCGCCGTTCGGCGTTCTCGTGGCGGACGGGGACTCCGGCCTCGTGGAAGAGGCCAATCCGCAGGCCGTCCGGATTCTGGCGGAGGCCTTCGACGCGCTCCGGGGGCGGCGCCTGGACGAGGTGCTCGAGAGGGCCCGAGGGGAGGGGCGCTCGCCGGTGAGGGTCCGGGAAGCGCGGGGGCTTCGCGGCGGGCGGCCGGTGCGCCTGGCGTTCCTCGAGGACGCCGGGGAGGTCGAGCGCCTGCGCGGGGAACTGGGCGAGGTTCGGGCGCTCCTGGAACGGATCCGGGACGGCGCCAACGACGGGATGGCGCTCCTGGACGAGCGGGGGGTGTACGTCTGGGTGAACCGCAAGCAGCTCGAGATCAGCGGCCGCCGGCGGGAGGACTACGTGGGGCGGAGTTATCTCGAGCTGGCGCCGCCGGAAACGCACGAGGCCTACCGGGCGTATTTCGCGCGCCTGCTGGCCGGCGAGTCCCTGCGGATGCAGGCGCGCCTGCGGACGCCCGCGGGCGAAGAGCGCATCGTGGACGTGAGTTCCGCGCCGATCCGGCAGGGGGAACGGACGTACGTCCTGGCGATCGTGCGCGACGTGACGGAGGAAGCGCGGGCGGCCGCGGCGCTTCAGGCGGAGATCGCGGAACGCCGGCAGGCGGAGGCCATGTGGCGTTCGCTCGTGGAGAACGCGCCGGGGTTCATCCTGACGGCCGACCGGTCCGGCCGGATTCTTTTCATCAACCGGACGGTTCCGGGCCTGGATCCTCGGAGCGTTCCCGGGCGCCCCGTGGAGGTGTTCGTGCCTCCGGCCTCGCGCGCCCTGGTGCGGAACGCGATGGACCGGGTTTTCCGGACGGGGCGGCCGGAAGGCTACGTGGTGGAGTCCGTGGGGCCGAACGGCGGGACGGCGTGGTACTCGGTTCGGCTGGGGCCCGTGATCCGGGACGGGGAGGTGGCCGAGGTCATCTTCATCGCCACGGACATCAGCGCGCAGAAGCGGTTCGAGGAGGATCTCCGGCTCTATCGCGAGGTGTTCCGCCACGCGCCGCTGGGCATTCTCATCGTGGAGCCGGACGGGACGTTCCGCGAACAGAACGAGGCGCACCGGCGGATGCTGGGATACGGGGACGAGGAGCTTCGGGGCCGGACGCCGGACCTGTACGCGGAGGGGGATTTCGGGCGCCGCCTGGCGGAGGCGCTGGGCCGGGGCCACTTTCGCGGGGTGGTGCCGCATCGCCGGCGGGACGGAACGGTGCGGGAGATGGATCTGGTGGCCTTTCCGGTGCGGGACCTCCACGGGCGGGTTCTCTGCGCCGCCGTGCTCAAGCAGGACATCACGGAGCGCCTGAGAGCCGAGCGGCGCACGGCCGTGGAGCACGCGGTGACGCGGATTCTGGCGGAGTCTTCTTCTCTGGGGGAGGCGGCTCCGAAAATCCTGGAGACGGTGTGCGAGGGGCTGGACTGGGAGGTGGGGGCGCTCTGGGAGGTGGACGAAGAGGCGGGGCTTCTTCGGTGCCGGGAGTTCGCGGCGCGGGGGGAGTTCCTCCGGTTCGAGCGGGACACGCGCCGGAGGGCGTTCGGTTCCGGCGAAGGGCTGCCGGGGCGCGTCTGGGCCTGCGGCGAACCGCGGTGGATCGAGGACGTCACGGAGGATCCCAATTTCCCCCGCGCCCCGTCGGCGCGGGCGGATGGGCTGCGCGGGGCGTTCGCCTTTCCCGTGCGGACGGGCGCCGGCGTCCTGGGGGTCGTGGAGTTCTTCAGCCGGGAGGTGCGGCGGCCCGACGGGGAGCTTCTGCGGCTGGTGGCCTCCGTGGGGGCGCAGATCGGGCAGTTCGTGGAGCGCACGCGGGCGCAGGAGGAGCTTCGGTTCCGGACGACGCTTCTGGAGGCCCAAAGCGAGGCGAGCATCGAAGGGATCCTCGTGGTTTCGGCCGACGGGCGCATGATCTCGTTCAACCGCCGCTTCGTGGAGATGTGGGAGATTCCGGAGCGGGTCGTCCGTTCGCGTTCCGACGAGGAGGCGATCCAGGCGGTGCTCGAGAAGGTGGCCGATCCGAAGGCCTTCGTGGAGCGCGTCCGGTCCATCTATGAGCGTCCGGAAGGGACTCATCGGGACGAGATCGCGCTCAAGGACGGGCGGGTCTTCGACCGCTACAGCGCGCCGATCCGGAGCGCGGAGGGGGTGTATTACGGGCGGGTGTGGTTCTTCCGGGACGTGACGGGCCGCAAGCGCACGGAGGAGGAGCTGCGCCGGGCGGCCGACGAGACGCGGCGGGCGTACGAGGATCTGAAGCGGGCGCAGGCGCAGCTCATCCGGTCGGAGAAGCTGGCGTCGATCGGGATGCTGGTCTCGGGCGTGGCGCACGAGATCAACAATCCGCTCAACGTCATCTACGGGAACCTCCGGCTTCTGTCGGACGAAGGCGCGGGTCTGGGCCGCAAGATGCGGGGGATGGTTCGGGACGCGCTCAAGGCGGCGGAGCACGCGCGCCGGATCGTGGAGGAATTCCGGAATTTCGCCCGGGACACGCGCACGGCGGAACCGGTGGACGTGAACGACTGCCTCGAGGAGACGGTGGCGGTTTTTCAGAGGGAGCTGGATCCGCGCCTGACGATCGAGAAGCGTCTAGGGCGCGTGCCGCCGGTGCGGTGTTTCCGGGGGCAGATGAATCAGGTGTTTCTCAATCTGCTCAAGAACGCCGCCGAGGCGATCGAGGGGGACGGCCGGATCGTGCTCCGGAGCGGCCGCCGGGGCGGGGACGTTTTCGTGGAGGTGGCCGACACGGGCCGGGGCATTTCCGAGGAGGTGCGGGAGAAGCTTTTCGAGCCGTTCTTCACGACCAAGCCGGTAGGGCGGGGGCTGGGCCTGGGGCTTTCGATCAGCGCGATGATCGTGCACAACCACGGGGGCCGCATCTCGGTCCGCAGCCGGCCGGGGCGGGGCGCGACCTTCCGGGTGGAGCTGCCGGCGGAGCCGGCGGCGCGCGGCCGGTCGGGGCGCCGGCTTTCGAATTTTCCTTGA
- a CDS encoding hybrid sensor histidine kinase/response regulator — protein MKRHAVLIVDDQPENVNLLANLLGDRYTLFKARDGASALEILRRHDVHLILTDQRMPGMTGVELLEKARRIRPDCVRMLVTAYPDVQNAIEAINRGHVSRYITKPFDPDALRVEIARELEHLDVVRANRRLQEEMARMVDELFRANQELRDLNRMKDQFLANCSHELKTPLVSGMGYIDLLLSGGMGRLEPRQEKGLRIAHRNLERLLGLIENLLAMARARYRPDELRVTRFDLKSLVDECVASLRARARKKRLRVRVVWPRRRPVVEADERKIHSVLTNVLSNAEKFTPDDARIEIRISAGRDGRCRVTVTDNGTGPERDPSEIRLFQTSADPRYSGLGIGLMLARQILRAHGCDITLARRRGGGAKVRFELPLARRRFPSGARAIKIRSP, from the coding sequence GTGAAGCGGCACGCCGTCCTGATCGTGGACGACCAGCCGGAGAACGTCAACCTTCTGGCCAATCTTCTGGGCGACCGCTACACCCTCTTCAAGGCGCGGGACGGCGCCTCGGCGCTGGAGATCCTGCGGCGGCACGACGTGCACCTCATCCTGACGGACCAGCGCATGCCCGGGATGACGGGGGTGGAGCTTCTCGAGAAGGCGCGGCGGATCCGCCCGGACTGCGTCCGGATGCTCGTGACCGCCTACCCGGACGTCCAGAACGCGATCGAGGCCATCAACCGGGGGCACGTGAGCCGGTACATCACCAAGCCCTTCGATCCCGACGCCCTGCGGGTGGAAATCGCGCGCGAGCTGGAGCACCTGGACGTGGTGCGGGCGAACCGCCGGCTTCAGGAGGAAATGGCCCGGATGGTGGACGAGCTTTTCCGGGCCAACCAGGAGCTTCGGGATCTCAACCGGATGAAGGACCAGTTTCTGGCCAACTGTTCTCACGAGCTCAAAACCCCGCTCGTGTCCGGGATGGGATACATCGACCTTCTGCTTTCGGGAGGGATGGGGCGCCTGGAACCCCGGCAGGAGAAGGGACTGCGGATCGCGCACCGGAATCTCGAGCGCCTGCTGGGACTGATCGAGAATCTTCTGGCGATGGCGCGGGCGCGCTACCGGCCGGACGAGCTGCGGGTGACGCGGTTCGACCTGAAGTCCCTCGTGGACGAGTGCGTGGCGTCGCTGCGGGCCCGGGCGCGCAAGAAGCGGCTGCGGGTCCGGGTGGTCTGGCCGCGGCGGCGGCCCGTCGTCGAAGCCGACGAACGCAAGATCCACAGTGTCCTGACGAACGTTCTTTCGAACGCCGAGAAGTTCACGCCGGACGACGCCCGGATCGAGATCCGGATTTCGGCCGGGCGGGACGGCCGGTGCCGCGTCACGGTGACGGACAACGGAACCGGACCGGAGCGGGACCCCTCGGAGATCCGGCTGTTCCAGACGAGCGCGGATCCCCGGTATTCCGGCCTGGGGATCGGGCTCATGCTGGCGCGGCAGATTCTGCGGGCCCACGGGTGCGACATCACGCTGGCGCGGCGCCGCGGCGGGGGAGCAAAGGTGCGTTTCGAGCTGCCGCTGGCCCGCCGGCGCTTTCCTTCCGGGGCGCGCGCGATTAAAATTCGAAGCCCATGA
- a CDS encoding NAD-dependent epimerase/dehydratase family protein encodes MGTPLDVVTGGAGFIGSHLVEALLAAGRRVRVVDDLSTGRRERVPAGAEFLPADVNDAAGAAVRGAEVVYHLAALPSVPRSVERPLESHRATAQGTMAILEASARAGVRRVVFAGSSSVYGDTATLPKREDMPPRPLSPYAAAKLAGEMYARAFAALGRVEAVCLRFFNVYGPRQDPDSPYAAVIPVFLRRAREGRPFPIYGDGLQTRDFTFVGDVVEGILAAGRAPGVSGRVYNIAAGRPVSVRDLARVLAAILGVPDAVEARPPRPGDIRDSWADVSAARRDLGFAPRVPLEEGLRRTAQALEP; translated from the coding sequence ATGGGGACGCCGCTGGACGTCGTGACGGGCGGGGCCGGGTTCATCGGCTCGCATCTCGTCGAGGCGCTTCTGGCGGCGGGGCGCCGGGTCCGCGTGGTGGACGATCTTTCGACGGGCCGGCGCGAGCGGGTGCCGGCCGGGGCGGAGTTTCTCCCGGCGGACGTGAACGACGCCGCCGGCGCCGCGGTGCGCGGCGCGGAGGTGGTCTACCATCTGGCGGCGCTGCCGTCGGTGCCGCGCTCGGTGGAGCGGCCGCTGGAGAGCCACCGGGCGACGGCCCAGGGGACGATGGCGATCCTCGAGGCGTCGGCGCGGGCGGGCGTGCGGCGGGTCGTCTTCGCCGGTTCGTCCTCGGTGTACGGGGACACCGCGACGCTTCCCAAGCGGGAGGACATGCCTCCGCGGCCGCTTTCGCCGTACGCGGCGGCCAAGCTCGCCGGCGAGATGTACGCGCGGGCGTTCGCCGCGCTGGGGCGGGTGGAGGCGGTGTGCCTGCGTTTCTTCAACGTGTACGGGCCGCGGCAGGATCCGGACTCCCCGTACGCGGCGGTGATCCCGGTTTTCCTGCGCCGCGCGCGCGAGGGGCGGCCCTTTCCGATCTACGGCGACGGGCTTCAGACGCGGGACTTCACGTTCGTGGGGGACGTGGTGGAAGGAATCCTGGCGGCGGGCCGCGCTCCGGGGGTTTCCGGCCGCGTGTACAACATCGCGGCGGGCCGCCCGGTTTCCGTGAGGGATCTGGCCCGGGTCCTGGCGGCGATCCTGGGGGTGCCGGACGCCGTGGAGGCGCGGCCGCCGCGGCCGGGGGACATCCGGGATTCCTGGGCGGACGTCTCGGCCGCGCGCCGGGACCTGGGGTTCGCCCCGCGCGTGCCGCTCGAGGAAGGGCTGCGCCGGACGGCGCAGGCGCTGGAGCCGTGA
- a CDS encoding TatD family hydrolase: MVVDSHAHLDDPAFAEDLEAVLARARAAGVERIVTIGTSLESSRRARDIAAAREGVAFAAGIHPHEADHPGPVEELRGLLADPRAVAVGETGLDYVKRYASVSAQKELFVRHLELALETGKPLSIHCREAHGDARAILRAHAPLRGVVHCFSGTAEDVEAYLALGFYLSIAGPVTYPNAERLRETVREIPLENLLVETDCPLLAPQAHRGKRNEPAYVRHVVEAVARVQGRAPEEVAAASARNARRLFGL; encoded by the coding sequence ATGGTCGTGGATTCGCACGCGCACCTCGACGATCCCGCCTTCGCCGAAGATCTGGAGGCGGTTCTCGCGCGCGCCCGCGCCGCCGGGGTGGAGCGCATCGTCACGATCGGGACGAGCCTGGAATCCTCCCGCCGGGCGCGGGACATCGCCGCCGCCCGCGAGGGGGTGGCCTTCGCCGCGGGGATCCATCCGCACGAGGCGGATCATCCGGGCCCCGTGGAGGAACTGCGGGGGCTTCTGGCCGACCCCCGCGCCGTGGCGGTCGGGGAAACGGGCCTCGACTACGTGAAGCGGTACGCCTCCGTGAGCGCGCAGAAGGAGCTTTTCGTGCGGCACCTGGAGCTGGCGCTGGAGACGGGCAAGCCCCTTTCGATTCACTGCCGCGAGGCGCACGGAGACGCGCGGGCGATCCTGCGGGCGCACGCGCCGCTGCGGGGGGTGGTTCACTGCTTCTCGGGGACCGCGGAGGACGTGGAAGCGTACCTGGCTCTGGGATTTTATCTTTCGATCGCGGGGCCCGTGACGTATCCGAACGCGGAGCGGCTTCGGGAGACGGTGCGGGAGATCCCCCTGGAGAACCTGCTGGTGGAGACGGACTGTCCGCTTCTGGCGCCGCAGGCGCACCGCGGGAAGCGCAACGAGCCGGCGTATGTCCGCCACGTGGTCGAGGCGGTCGCGCGCGTCCAGGGCCGCGCCCCCGAGGAGGTGGCGGCCGCGTCGGCGCGCAACGCGCGGAGGCTTTTCGGGCTCTAG